ATGAGGCAGTACTGGAAACAATAATGTCGAATTCATGTAGACGCCCTGGAAGCTCAGAGAGTTTGAATGATTCGGCTTCTATAGCTTGCGCAGAGATGGAGTCTGCCAATTCTTGGCCGCGTTCAATAGTCCGGTTAGCAATTGCAACATTTTTGGGCTTATGTGCTACAAAGTGTGTAGCACATAAGCTGATCATGTCCCCAGCACCAATAAATAAAATGCGCTGATCAGCAATCTTTTCAAAAATGCGCTCCGCAAGGCGAACAGATGCAGCGGCCATTGAAATTGAATGCGTGCCAATTTCAGTAGAGCCACGAACCTCTTTAGCAACAGCAAATGTTTTCTGAAAAAGTTGATTGAGATAGGTTCCCAACACGCCTGCATCATTTGCAGTGCGAACCGCATCTTTCATTTGACCCAAAATCTGAGTTTCGCCAATCACCATAGAATCTAATCCACAAGCAACTCTAAAAGCATGGCGAACCGCATCAGATTGTGGCAAGGAATAAATATGAGGTTGAAGGCTACTTGGAGCTAGCTGTTGAGTTTTAGCAAGCCAATCAAAAGTGGCTTCATGAAGGAGGTCGGCAGCGCTGGCATCATTTGCCGCGCAGTACACCTCAGTGCGGTTACAGGTTGATAAAATCGTAGCTTCTGGCAGCCCGGCCTGATTCGCGCCAAGCAAATGTTGGCGTAAATCATGCAACGCTTCTTGAAGAAATTCAGGGTCGAAGGCGACCTTTTCCCGAATGGCGACCGGCGCTGTGTGATGATTGATGCCGAGTGTCAACAACTTCATAATGGCGATTATAGATTTGATGACGGCATTAATGGAGGTATCAATGGGGTTTTTAGCTTTTCTGCTAATTGGAGGTGTTTCTGGGGCTTCTGCCTGGATCTTTTACCCAGGCCAAGCCAGTGGGCCAAATCTGGTAAAGCTTCTGTTGGCGGTGCTTATGGGCTTTATATCTGCCTTGCTGAGCTCATACCTAGGCCAGTACTTGGGATTTTTTCAGCCTGGCCAGATGTTGGAGTGGCTAAGTGCCATTTTTGCCTCTTGCCTGGTGGGGTGCATCTACTCAGCTTTTGCCAAATAGGTCTGTCTGGGGTGCTCCACCAACCCAAATAATTTCTTTTTTACCCAGCTCCCTAAGCCATTTATTGGTTTTGCTGAAATGCCCGCAGCTAGCTCTTGCCCCTGGCTCTAAAAAAGGCTTGTCTGTTTTGTAAACACCTAAACCAGAGGGGTGGGAAGACTGCAAAATGAATTGATCGATACCAGATTCAATCAACGGTAATTTAGATTGTGCGTGTCCGCCCCAGAGCATCCAAACTAATTGCGGCCTCTGTGCAGCCAAAGCAGAAATGAGTCGATCGATCAAACTCTTCCAGCCAAGGTTAGCGTGGCTACCTGCCTCACCTAATCTCACACTTAAGGCTGTATTGAGAAGCAGCACTCCTTGCTTTGCCCAGGCATGGAGATCACCATTGGGTAGGTGACCAAATCCCTCAAGAGCAAGTGCTTTGCTAATGTTGCGTAAGGAGCTTGGAAATTCTCGAGAGTTAATAGGGATACTAGCGGGAATTGAGAACGCCAATCCCTGAGCAAGGCCCGGTGAGTGATAAGGATCTTGCCCCAGAATCACAGCCTTAACAGATTGAACGGGAGTCAATTCAAATGCTCGAAAAAAATGACTCGGCTCTGGCCGGATGATTTTTGGATCTACATCAAGGGCGACTTGTAAATTGGTTTCTAATTCTTGCCAGGCGGTAGAGTCAAAATAATCACCCAGTAATTTGCGCCAATCTCCCGGAATGTCGTCTTTAGAAAAAGTGGACATCTATGAAATTAAGAGTTCGCGCTATTGGCGATGAGCTCATATTGCGTAGGTAGTTGACTTGCGTGCAAGCTTGCGATGCGCTCATGTTCTAAATCATCGCGATAGAAGCAAAAGTGAATATTTTGCGTTTCAGTAAGGCCAGCAAGAATCTTATCTAGGCGTGTATTGGTGACGCGTTGACCATTGATACTAGCAAGAAGATCACCAGGTGCCAGGCCCGCTAACTGTCCGGCTCCGCCATCCAAGACATGCGTTACTTTTAGCCATCCATTGGTATCGGAATGTCGCATTCCAAGCTGCAGCTTGATCTTCTCTAATTTGGAGTGCGTTTTTTGTTTTACTGCAATTAACTTAGAGGTGATCCATTTCTGAATTGGAATATCTTCTGTGCCAAAAATATAGCGTGCTTTCATGTCGGTCCAGGTTTTCAAAAAACCAACCCCAAGTAATTCATCAACCAAACTATCTAAGCCATCCTCGGCAATACCGTCGAGTGTGACGCCATGTCTTTGCCAAATTAAACGCATGAGGTCATCTAGTGATTTCTTATTTTTTGAGAAGGTCCGAATTTGTAGGTCCAGACCTAGCGCAAATAGGGCGCCCTTACTGTAGTAACTCACTACTGCATTAGGGGTGTTTTCATCGGCTTGGTAATACTTGGTCCAGGCGTCAAATGAGCTATCTGTCAGGCTCTGTTTATGTCTTCCCGGACCACGAAGGATGCTATTCCAATTATTAGAAACTAGCCCTAAATAAGTTTTGAGATCAATGCGTTTACTGCGTAATAGCTGGAGATCATCATAGTAACTAGTAAAGCCCTCAAACAGCCAAAGCAAACCAGTGTGATTGCGCTTGCTTAAATCATAAGGCTGAAATGCTCTTGGCTGAATGCGCTTGACTAACCAGGCATGAAAATATTCATGACTACATAAACCTAAAAACTCACGATAGACGGTTTCATCAAGCGGTGCATCTTGTTGCGGAATCTGGTCGCGGCGGCATAGTAGTGCTGTGCTGTTGCGATGTTCAAGTCCACCATAGCCATTCAGTAATGTATTGACTAGAAAGAGATAGTTTGCAAATGGAGCTTGATGGGTTTTGGGGTCAAATAAATTAATCGTGCAAGAACAAATAGCTTGCAAGTCTTGTGCAAGGCGCTTTGCGTCAATTGTATTAATGCATCCCTGAATCGCCATACTGTGTGGAATGCCATTTGATTCCCAGCGAACCATCTGAAATTCACCCATGGCAACGGGGTGATCAAGAAGGTCATCATAATTCTGTGCAAGGTAAAAACCAAATCCACGCTCGTCGGTTTTCGCTTCCCTTAAACCTGTTTGCACTGACCAATGCTCTGGAAAGCTGGCGTCTGGTGGCGCAATAGCAAGCGAGCAAGGCGTATTATTTTGACCTATGACCTCAAGACATAGGCTGCTTGCGTTGAAGAACCCGCGTTCAGTATCAAGATAAGCAGCGCGTACGGAGGAATCATAGGCATATACCGTCGTGATCACTTCAATTGCACTATTTTCTTTTGGTAAGCGCCACTGATCGTTATTGAGTCTGTCTAGAGGAAGCTTTTTCTTTGTACTCACTGAATAGGCCTCAATCGATTCAATCTGCTTACTAAAGTCTCGAATCAAATAGCTTCCCGGAATCCATGTTGGCATCTGCAATATCTGCCCTTCTGGGTCAGGATTCACAATGTGCAGCTTCACTTGGTAGCGATGACCATGAAGGTCTGCCGGCCATACGGTGTATTGAATTTCTGGAAGATCTGCTGTATTCATGATGTTTATTTCAGTGAACTCAATTTCTTTTCAATATCACCAATCTGAACTGCGCCAGGGAAGCGGCTGCCGTCAGTAAAGAAAAGAGTGGGTGTTCCTGTGATGCCATAGGTTTTTGCAAAAACGACATTCTTATCAAGTGGAGTAGCGCAATCAGTTTTACCACTTGGGCTGATGCCGTTAATCATCCAGTCGATGTATGCCTTGTATGGATCTGATGAGCACCAAATTTGTTTTGATTTTTGGGCTGAGTCGGGCGACAGGATGGGAACGAGGTAGGTATATACGGTAACGTTATCCAATTGTTGCAGGGATTTTTCTAAACGCTTGCAGTAGCCACAATTAGGATCCGAAAATACAGCTAGCTGACGGCTGCCATTACCGCGCACAGTTTTGATAGCGTTAGCTTGATTTAAGTCAGTCCACTTAATGCGATTTATATCAGCCTGCCTTTGCTCAGTAATATTTTTGCCAGTCGCTAATTCAATGATTTCACCCTGAATTAAATATTTCCCAGAGGCATCCGTATAAAAAACTTCATTACCAACCAATACCTCATACAAGCCTGGAACTGGCGCTGCTGACACGCCTCTCACTTTTACATTTGTACCCAGCTTTTTTTGTATCTCCATTTTGATTTGCTGTTCAACTTGTGCATTCGCAGAACCAGTGAAGAGGAGGATGGAGGAGATAAAAGCTAGTGCTGATAACAAGTTAATCAAAATCAATGTCTCCTAGAGCGCGTTCAATGAGGCGCTGTTTAATAAAATGGCTTTTATTAACTAAGCCAAGGCCCCAGTTACGTAGTTGTCGTTCAGTATTGCTGCTTGCAGAAAATAGTTTCTTGAGTTTGTCAGTGACCCACAAGAGTGCGCTCGTATCGCCTTGGCGTTGACGCTCGTAGCGACGCAGTAATACTGCATCGCTTGGTGAGCGGAAAGATTCGCGTTTACCAAGAATGTTGAGTAAGACAGCAACATCGCGCAAGCCCAAGTTGAGGCCTTGCCCTGCCAGGGGGTGCATCACATGAGCCGCATCGCCAATAAGGATAACTTTAGGCGTTACTTCTGGACCAATAAACCGTTTAGCCTGAATCTTCCTTAGCGGATGGGCCGCCGGGGTCGAGTTGAGGGTGAGCTCACCTAATTGTTTGCCAATGGCGCCGTTCGCAATCGAGCTAAATCGCTCTTGCCATTGGATTTGATCTAGGTTTAATAAATCTATCGCATGCTCAGGGGAGGTTGACCACACCATTGATACTTGCTTGCCGGGCAAGGGGAGCATCGCCACAATATCGCCGCCGGGCAAGAACCACTGAAAGGCTGTTTCAAGATGAGGGTAAGTGCAATTCCAGTTGGCAACTACAGCGCTTTGGGAGTAGCTCTCTTCGCTGGTAGTGATGCCAAGTGATGCCCGAATAGGAGAGTTGGCGCCATCAGCAGCAATAATGAGTTGTGCACGAATGGCCTCACCATTTTTTAGATGTAGCGTACCGCCATCAGCATCAACTTCTAGTCTTTCAATAGCATCACTAATGCGCTCCAACTTATTTTGAAAACGGGATGCTTGATCGAGCGTGTGTTCAATGAGGTTAGATTCGCCAATCCAGGCTAATTGCGGAGTACCTGCTTCGAAGGCAGACAGGTGAAGTTGATCATCTTTTTCACCACGGTCACCGTAGATACGCATATCGCGCACTGACTGCATGCGACTATGATCTAGCGCATCCCAAATTTGTAAATGAGCCAACAGTTTTTGGCTGCTGGGCGAAAAAGCATAGATACGTTGACCCCATTGATGGCCCTGAGGGCTTGGCGTGGCCTGACCAAGATCAGGTGCGATTTCAATGGTTTTGAGGCCAAGCTGGGCTAAGCCCAGCGCGCAGGCCTTGCCAGCAATACCTCCGCCAACTACGACAACGTCTACAGAACGGGTTTTAGCCGAATGCGTAGGGGAATTTGGTGGGCTATTTGCGTAAACTTCTGACATAACTCGATGATATCGAAACCAGGCCCTTTACAATAATGCTATGTCTTTGAAATGTGGCATCGTCGGCCTGCCTAACGTCGGCAAATCTACCCTCTTTAACGCGCTTACCAAAGCTGGAATCGCAGCGGAAAACTATCCTTTCTGCACGATTGAGCCCAATGTAGGCGTAGTTGAGGTTCCTGACCCCCGTCTCGCCGCCTTGGCTGAGATTGTGAAGCCTGAGCGCATCCTGCCTGCCGCAGTCGAGTTTGTCGATATTGCAGGTTTGGTAGCTGGTGCCTCCAAAGGTGAGGGTCTCGGAAATCAATTTTTAGCCAATATTCGAGAAACGGATGCAATTACCCATGTGGTTCGTTGCTTTGAGGATCCGAATGTGATTCACGTCGCAGGCAAGATTGACCCTATCGCCGATATTGGTGTGATCGATACGGAATTGGCACTATCAGATTTAGCAACAGTTGAGAAAACACTCAATCGTTCTAGTAAGGCTGCCAAGTCTGGTAACGACAAAGAGGCAGCAGCCTTGGTTGCAGTCCTTACTAAAGTCCAGGCTCACCTTGATTTAGCGCTACCAGTGCGGAGTCTGAATTTGAGCGAGGAAGAGCTTCTATTGATTAAGCCATTGTGTTTAATCACTGCTAAACCAGCAATGTATGTTGCAAACGTCAAGGAAGATGGCTTTACTAATAATCCACATCTTGAAGCAGTAAAGCAACACGCCGCAAAAGAAAAGGCTCCGGTGGTTGCTGTTTGTGCGGCAATTGAGGCAGAGATTGCTGATTTGGATGATGTCGATAAAACAGAATTCTTGGCTGACCTGGGCATGGAGGAGCCTGGCTTAGATCGCGTTATTCGTGCTGGCTACTCATTGCTTGGTTTGCAAACTTACTTTACAGCCGGGGTTAAAGAAGTGCGCGCCTGGACTATTCATCAAGGCGATACTGC
Above is a genomic segment from Polynucleobacter sp. MG-5-Ahmo-C2 containing:
- the hemA gene encoding glutamyl-tRNA reductase: MKLLTLGINHHTAPVAIREKVAFDPEFLQEALHDLRQHLLGANQAGLPEATILSTCNRTEVYCAANDASAADLLHEATFDWLAKTQQLAPSSLQPHIYSLPQSDAVRHAFRVACGLDSMVIGETQILGQMKDAVRTANDAGVLGTYLNQLFQKTFAVAKEVRGSTEIGTHSISMAAASVRLAERIFEKIADQRILFIGAGDMISLCATHFVAHKPKNVAIANRTIERGQELADSISAQAIEAESFKLSELPGRLHEFDIIVSSTASSLPIIGLGMVESALKQRRHKPMVMIDLAVPRDFEPEISRLDDVYLYTVDDLGVMIQTGANLRQAAVSQAEAIIEDRVGNFMHWMQGRNAVPIIQDIQLQGERLRQLELERAMKRLMRGDDPQEVLNAMAQGLTNKFLHGSLHALQHSNGAERDALIKLLPKLFASHTKPEDH
- a CDS encoding uracil-DNA glycosylase translates to MSTFSKDDIPGDWRKLLGDYFDSTAWQELETNLQVALDVDPKIIRPEPSHFFRAFELTPVQSVKAVILGQDPYHSPGLAQGLAFSIPASIPINSREFPSSLRNISKALALEGFGHLPNGDLHAWAKQGVLLLNTALSVRLGEAGSHANLGWKSLIDRLISALAAQRPQLVWMLWGGHAQSKLPLIESGIDQFILQSSHPSGLGVYKTDKPFLEPGARASCGHFSKTNKWLRELGKKEIIWVGGAPQTDLFGKS
- a CDS encoding M61 family metallopeptidase yields the protein MNTADLPEIQYTVWPADLHGHRYQVKLHIVNPDPEGQILQMPTWIPGSYLIRDFSKQIESIEAYSVSTKKKLPLDRLNNDQWRLPKENSAIEVITTVYAYDSSVRAAYLDTERGFFNASSLCLEVIGQNNTPCSLAIAPPDASFPEHWSVQTGLREAKTDERGFGFYLAQNYDDLLDHPVAMGEFQMVRWESNGIPHSMAIQGCINTIDAKRLAQDLQAICSCTINLFDPKTHQAPFANYLFLVNTLLNGYGGLEHRNSTALLCRRDQIPQQDAPLDETVYREFLGLCSHEYFHAWLVKRIQPRAFQPYDLSKRNHTGLLWLFEGFTSYYDDLQLLRSKRIDLKTYLGLVSNNWNSILRGPGRHKQSLTDSSFDAWTKYYQADENTPNAVVSYYSKGALFALGLDLQIRTFSKNKKSLDDLMRLIWQRHGVTLDGIAEDGLDSLVDELLGVGFLKTWTDMKARYIFGTEDIPIQKWITSKLIAVKQKTHSKLEKIKLQLGMRHSDTNGWLKVTHVLDGGAGQLAGLAPGDLLASINGQRVTNTRLDKILAGLTETQNIHFCFYRDDLEHERIASLHASQLPTQYELIANSANS
- a CDS encoding DsbC family protein: MINLLSALAFISSILLFTGSANAQVEQQIKMEIQKKLGTNVKVRGVSAAPVPGLYEVLVGNEVFYTDASGKYLIQGEIIELATGKNITEQRQADINRIKWTDLNQANAIKTVRGNGSRQLAVFSDPNCGYCKRLEKSLQQLDNVTVYTYLVPILSPDSAQKSKQIWCSSDPYKAYIDWMINGISPSGKTDCATPLDKNVVFAKTYGITGTPTLFFTDGSRFPGAVQIGDIEKKLSSLK
- a CDS encoding FAD-dependent monooxygenase, which encodes MSEVYANSPPNSPTHSAKTRSVDVVVVGGGIAGKACALGLAQLGLKTIEIAPDLGQATPSPQGHQWGQRIYAFSPSSQKLLAHLQIWDALDHSRMQSVRDMRIYGDRGEKDDQLHLSAFEAGTPQLAWIGESNLIEHTLDQASRFQNKLERISDAIERLEVDADGGTLHLKNGEAIRAQLIIAADGANSPIRASLGITTSEESYSQSAVVANWNCTYPHLETAFQWFLPGGDIVAMLPLPGKQVSMVWSTSPEHAIDLLNLDQIQWQERFSSIANGAIGKQLGELTLNSTPAAHPLRKIQAKRFIGPEVTPKVILIGDAAHVMHPLAGQGLNLGLRDVAVLLNILGKRESFRSPSDAVLLRRYERQRQGDTSALLWVTDKLKKLFSASSNTERQLRNWGLGLVNKSHFIKQRLIERALGDIDFD
- the ychF gene encoding redox-regulated ATPase YchF produces the protein MSLKCGIVGLPNVGKSTLFNALTKAGIAAENYPFCTIEPNVGVVEVPDPRLAALAEIVKPERILPAAVEFVDIAGLVAGASKGEGLGNQFLANIRETDAITHVVRCFEDPNVIHVAGKIDPIADIGVIDTELALSDLATVEKTLNRSSKAAKSGNDKEAAALVAVLTKVQAHLDLALPVRSLNLSEEELLLIKPLCLITAKPAMYVANVKEDGFTNNPHLEAVKQHAAKEKAPVVAVCAAIEAEIADLDDVDKTEFLADLGMEEPGLDRVIRAGYSLLGLQTYFTAGVKEVRAWTIHQGDTAPQAAGVIHTDFERGFIRAQTIAYDDFIQFKGEAGAKEAGKMRAEGKEYVVKDGDVLNFLFNV